From the genome of Petrotoga sibirica DSM 13575:
TATCCACACGGAAAAATATAATATGGAGGTGGTCATATGGTTAAGATAGCGGTGGTTGGAGCGGGTAATGGAGGTCAGGCATTAGCGGGATATTTAGCCATGAAAGGGTTCGATGTATCTCTCTTTAATAGATCAAAAAGAAGAATATCTCCCATCATAGATTCACATTCAATAAAAATAGAAGGTCAAGTAGTTGGTGAGTATCATATATCTTTTGCCACAACAAATATGGAAGAAGCAATAAAAGGAAGAAAGTTAATTATGGTAGTTGTTCCGGCCTTTGCGCATAAAGAGATAGCAAAGAGGATGGCCCCATATTTAGAAGATGGCCAAATAATAGTTTTAAATCCTGGTAGAACAGGTGGTGCACTAGAATTCAAAAATGTATTGAAAGAAGAGAACGTGAAAAAAGACGTTATACTAGCCGAAGCTCAAACTTTCATTTTTGCCTCAAGAATGTCCAATCCTGGAGTAGCTAAAGTGTTTAGAATAAAAAATGCCGTTCCTGTTTCTGCACTACCCGCCACCAGAAATGAAGAATTAGAAGAAGTACTGTGTAATGCAATACCAGAGTTTGAAATAGTTAAGAATGTAATTTACACAAGTTTTAACAATATTGGCGTTGTTTTTCACCCGGCAACATTAATACTGAATGCAGCAAGGGTTGAAACAATGGCAGGAAAGTTTGAATTCTACTTCGAAGGGATCTCCCCTTCTGTAGCAAAAGTTTTGGAAAATATAGATGAAGAAAGATGTAAGGTTATGGAGCTTTTTAATGCGGAACCTATGACAGCAAAGGATTGGCTAAACTATGCATACGATGTAAGAGGAAACTCTTTATACGAAGCTATTAGAAACAATGTTGGTTATAGAGGCATATATGCACCCCCAACGTTGGATAATAGGTATATTCTGGAAGATCTTCCAATGAGTCTTGTACCCATCTCATCTTTTGGAGAAGAATATGGTGTGAAAACACCTGTAATTGATTCTATCATAAATCTTGCTAATATAATGATGGAAAAAAATTTCTGGAAAGAAGGTAGAACCGTAAAAGATTTAGGTTTAGAAGGAATGAGCATAGAAGACATAATAAGACTT
Proteins encoded in this window:
- a CDS encoding NAD/NADP-dependent octopine/nopaline dehydrogenase family protein; the protein is MVKIAVVGAGNGGQALAGYLAMKGFDVSLFNRSKRRISPIIDSHSIKIEGQVVGEYHISFATTNMEEAIKGRKLIMVVVPAFAHKEIAKRMAPYLEDGQIIVLNPGRTGGALEFKNVLKEENVKKDVILAEAQTFIFASRMSNPGVAKVFRIKNAVPVSALPATRNEELEEVLCNAIPEFEIVKNVIYTSFNNIGVVFHPATLILNAARVETMAGKFEFYFEGISPSVAKVLENIDEERCKVMELFNAEPMTAKDWLNYAYDVRGNSLYEAIRNNVGYRGIYAPPTLDNRYILEDLPMSLVPISSFGEEYGVKTPVIDSIINLANIMMEKNFWKEGRTVKDLGLEGMSIEDIIRLVEEGES